The Lasioglossum baleicum chromosome 12, iyLasBale1, whole genome shotgun sequence genome segment CACCGAAAACTCGGGTCATCGATAAGCCCTCAGCGATCAAGGCCGCAACCCCAGGAACCCGTGCACTGAACGATCCGTGCTCCTCCAAGGACTCGGGACTTTACATCATCAACAGCATCGATCAAGGACAGAGGAGTCGTCCCGTTTGGCGATTCCCGGAAACTTTGCATCAACAATCCTTGAAGGAGTGTGCACCGAGGGGAACAGGAAGGATTCAGTTTGGCAGGGATCAAGGCCTCCAGAGAAAGAGCTCAAGAGAGAGGGcaagagagagacggagaataAGAACgggggagagagaaagatagggaATCCGGGGAGGGTGAAGAGGAACGAGTCGACCGCAGTCGGGTAGTCCTTGATCCGCCGGCAAACCGAAACCCGACAACGCGGCCTCGCCACGTCGAAAGCCTAGAAACCTCAGCCGGGTCGAGAGGGGCTTGTTCGCGGAGTCTCTGCTGGTTTCGTTTCGAATTTTGCGAGGGTTGGCGAACGTCTGCCATCTCGCGCCACCCGCGAATCCGCGCGCGGCCTCTTTCGCTCGGTGCGAGCGTCCTTGCCAGACAGACTCGGTCCTCGCAGGCTCTCGCGAACTCTCAGAGGTGAGGGTGCGAGATGGACTCACGTTTCTCATCTCACAGCGGATCGCAGGTGCTCACGTGCGGCCGTCCGATCGTCGCACGGTCGTTGCACCGACGGAGCCCGTTCTGCCAGCGTCCGGTGCGTCGACGACGACCACAAACACGAccacgacgacgaagacgaggGTGCGACCAAAAGGAATGAACGCGGCCACAAACGGGGAGGCGATCGAACGTGATGCTCTCCTCTGAAAGGGTAGAACAACGACACGCGAAACAACACGGAATGGCGAGCACTCGGCGCGATCGCGAAGCACACGCGAGCCACGAGCATCGCCCCAGCTCGGCACCAAGCTCACGACTGCCTCTCTCTTCTAGACCGAGGCCCTAGCTGGGGGTTGCTTCGACGAGAGTTCACCGGTTCAATCGGTGGCTAGGGGCGGCTCGACTCGGGAGGGGGATGCGCTGCCGAAGCTACCACAGCGCTGTCTACCGAGGAATAAGAGAGTGAGCAGAGCCAGCGAGGGCGCAAGCTCGCGGATTTCTGCGAGGGTGAGAGTGAGCTTGGAGCGAGTTTTCGGTTCTGTTTCCCTTTGCTGATTTTTGTTTCCTGCTCTGATCACTGGAATCGACTGCTGAGGGTAGTTAGTCTTCTTGGGGTTGAGGCTCGATGGGGGTGGGTTTTTGTGGAGTTCAAATTCGAATGTAGAACGgttttgtataattttgtatcgttgtttaatattttgtcTTGAGGGTGCAGTATCATTGTCTTCGTATGACTCAACAAGGGTTGTTTGGGTTGACCAGTCGCGTAAGATCTAGACTATGATGTGAGCTTTTTCTTTACAGATTATTGTTCCTGCTTTGATCACTGTAATGGGGCGCCTTGGGTATTTAGTCCTTCGGGGGTTGGCTGAGAGTTGACGATGATGTGAGGATTCTTGTAGGAAGAGACGATGTATCGAGGATAACATTGTATTTAGAATACTATAATACACTACAATCTCTGGCTTTTGGATATTTTTTACGCTGGCAGTAAAATATTGACGTCTATTTGCAAAAATGTAAGAAAACCAGTGCGACGAACACGGAAGAATATGTTTGCCTTATAGACTTCATGATGCGGCAACCGTATCCATGTACCTGCAGTGACGTTTAATTCTGCGTCGCAGTAGGAACTGTCGATCACGGTCGGGCACGCGATGGCGTTACATCTCCAAATTAAAACCGTGACGCGATAGCTGATGCGCGACCAACAGTCGTGAGGTCATGTCTGCGCATATCTTCGTGATCGTAACTCTGGTTTGAGACGATAGATATTCTTCTGGAGATGAGTATTGTCAAAGTATCTAATCTTTGGTCTTCAAAAAACTATTAGAAAAGTATGATACAGTCAGAAATCTAAAAAATTGTCGAACAAAATGAGAAGAGTACCACGTCGCTCACGCAAGGGTGAACTCGAGTCTCCTCGAGCTCGTCTTCGGGAATTCGAGTCGGTCTTCTGGAAATACGCGAATCCGAAGATAATTCAAAGCATCCCTAACGAAAACACCTTAGCACAGTATGTCGCGGTTAGGAGGGTGGATTTCGAGGGTGCACTCGTTCCGCCCCAACTGCTCCAGGCCGAGGATAAATCAAGCACCCGCGACCTACGTCGCATCATTCCAGAGATATTCGGGATCGCCGGGTCTCGGATGACGGTGGCCAGGAATCGCTACTCAGGTTCAATTAAGCCTCTACAGGCATGCACGTACAAATTCCTCGAGTTCGCCGTTTCTGACGTAAACGGACGACCTTGAGCCAGTTTAACAGGATACCAGGCTGGCGTGGCTAGCCCCCGCGGTTACCCTCAAGGAAGCTTCACCCTAATCGCGTGATCGATCGTCAGCCGAAGAAGTTGGCTCTCTCTCTCCAACTGAATGATCGTCAACTGGAGGAATGTTAGAgcactgtctctctctctccctccaacTGAATGATAACCGGTGGAAACTGACCCAAGCCCTCGGTCATCAGAAACCGAGAAGGTCTGCTACACTTACCTGGCTGGCTGACCGTCGCTCTGCACTCTCTCCGGGGGTGTTTGCACCCTCTTTGAACTGGATCAACAGGTTCGCGTGCCGGATCTGCTGGCATACCGGAAGTCATCAACGGGGGCCACGCGGCGGCGGTTTCCACCTCGCGCGAGAACGATCTGATCATCCCCTTCGCTCGAGATAACGCGGCCGGCAAGGTTAGCTGTGATAGACGGGATTAGCGGTGTTAGTTGATAGGCTAGGAGTGGGGCTTATAGGAGGAAAGAATTTTAGAACGATTTTATGGGGCTGTATAGCAGTGAAAAGTTAGGGGATGATTCTAAACTCTTCTTTCATACGGTCGTCTTGTGTGAAAGTATTCCTTCTCCAGTGAAAGTATGGGGTCTAGATTTCTGAGACTTACGAATGGTTGTTTGCTGGTGACTagtcagcggatctttatgcaaaataaaaatttatcttcTTCCTCAATATGTTTGATAggtggaaaataatataacagtatcattaaattcttctagtgtttttactgttttaaattacacctactcacttttgtcataaatgcataataatccgctgtctgcttatgacaatatgttcaACTGATTCTTGGGAACGATTATATGTTGACGGGTGCTATTCGACAATTCCGAGTCAGAGGATGATCCTTACACAAAGAATAATCGCTGCAATGTTGTTGAGGATGAAGGATCAGGCTGGAATGCAAAGCAATTCTACGTGCGTACGCAATCAGAACACAAAATTGTTCCGACACTTAAATAGTTACTGTTATTTTCCGAAAATATAAAAGGTTAACAAAGATGCAAGAACAAAAAAGTTCATAAATACGTCGTCGCTAACCTTAAACGTTAAGGGTATCGAAGGTATACGGCCGTTTTCACTTTTCACGCATCTTTCGAAATAAATTACAGGAAGGATCATTCCCAGGAAAACTCCGTGTAAAATTGTAGGCCATCTATTGTCACCTTGATCGACTCGTATTACACACAACTTTGCACGAACTTCGGTAAGGAATTGACGTGTACACGAACAGATACAGCTACTTCGACGATTGGGAATAGAGGAAATCGGGGAAATCGGTAGGTAGAGGTAAGTACAAAATTGCCTAAGCTAATGCATCGAGGCATCCAAACCCTGCGATGCGAAAAGGGAACCGGTTACCTCGGGTTTGGATCCTGCCGCAATCGAATCCTGTGTGCTTCCCTTTTTTTCTCCTACTTCACGAATGCATGCGGGTCCTTTGTAAAAATATATCATCGCACGTTCGTACGCGCTCTAAAGCGTGCCAGCTTCGATATTAGAACGAGTATTCGAGATTCCATAtatgttttctttctttttttcatctTTTTCTTTCGTCACTCATCCATCCTTGTTTTCTTATTTCAGCCGGAAACGAGTGCTCGATTTCGGTTTTTTTCCGGTTATATTATGCCAAAGCCGAAATGAGAAGTATGTCCAATATTATATCACAGAACGGAATTTCTCCGCGCCGCGCGCGTCTCTGGTCGCGCGGCTAGAAAAATGAATCACGGAATGGACGAATATGTGTGCACAGTCGCTTTGAACGATTCTTTCCCCCGACCGGTTTTCCGTGTTTGCTTTCCTCGcacttgtatttttttccgcgacGTCAGATAAACTTGAATAATTGACAATTTTCGTTCGGGTCCACTTGTGGTCCGGCCGATCGATCGAACGGTCGCGTCTTCGAAGCCGCGCTACGGAACTAAACTTATGTACAAAAATCACAATAGACTCTGGCGCCCGCGGACCGCAGCCAGTTTCTTCGTGTCCCTTCGAACCTCTCTCGTCGGGTCCGCGGGCCACGATCTCCacagtacatatgtatacatatatataaatgtaacGTGACTACACACGGAACTAAAGCTAAACAGCTACCTTATCGTCGCTTATCTTTGTTCGTTTCGCGCGTCGACGACGGACCTATGACTCACGCTAACACATATGTATCTAAGTTCGCTAAATTAGCCCGCGGCAATCGTAATAATAAACATGTCGAATATCGAGTAGTACCGTGTGTGGGCGGGTAACGTTGCGTAGACGCGAGCGTGTGCAACCGGTGAGTAGAAAAAGAACGAGGAAAAGAACAGACAGAAGATGTATAGATTTAGGGCTCTTACTTATGCGACTGaggatcttatgcatttatgaaatgaatgcgaaaaatacaaaactgtgaTGTCAGTAAACTTGTGTAAGCATGTCATTACATTAGTCTCGACTCATTGAAATTATCGATAGAAGTAGTACATCTTCAATTAACTTCTGTTCCATACAATTGACTTgggaagtttttattttgcataaatccgcagtttactcaGTATATCTCGACACCCGGATTGAGAAGTGGGGTATCTAGATATCCAGATAGTAAAAGCCCTAATACATCGATCGACGATCCTCCTCGATGAGTCTGAAAAGAGTCGATATACGCCGACGTGTTTAACGCTAGAGAAAcaacgaaaagaaaagaacgaGACGTCCGTACTGTCATGGTTATGAAAAAGAACACGCCATATGGTGAGACGCACCACCCTGTGACGCGCGAGATTCTCTGTCCATTCAGGGTTAAGACCCTGAAGCGCTGGACTAGCACTACCGCTTGTGACTGTGGCTGGTCTTGCTCTTGGGGCTGTCCGTGGCGATGTCATTAGGCTCTCTTCTAGGTCTCAAAATGAAATTCAAGTTGTGCGCGGTGTTCACGGCATAGTAAACGTTCGCGGAGTTAGGCAAGACCATCTCCCTATCCGGCAGCACCTGGGCGAGGGTGTACTGGTCCGGGCTGCCCTCGATCCCCAACTTGAGCATCGCGTTACGGATCACTTGAGGCGTCCTCTCGTTGTTAGACAACATGATGGACTTGTACAGTACCACACCGTCCGTCTCCACGTTGTCGCTCTCCATCGTCACCTTGATGATGTAGAAGTCCGGCGAGCTCTTATGCGAGTGGCTTGGGCTGGACAGACCAACTAAGTTAGGTGTGTTCCCGTTCGCAGTGATCACCGGGGCTAGGCGATTATGCTGGTTGCCCACGGCACCGTTACCACCCCCAGAGCTCAGAGACACGTCCAAAGAGGGCAATGACGAGCTCGAAGACGAGCTGGACATCTGGGACGGCGACGTGCGACGGTCGAGAGAGTTGTGCGGCGAGCTGGGTAGAGAATCCAGATCGCAGTAGAACTGGGAGCTGCTCGAGCTGGATGTTGAAGCGATCGAGTCGTTTTTACGGTGTCCCTGATGGGCCTGCAAGAGAGATACGGGTTAgaaaacgagtccaaacgagTGGGACTAGTGGGACTGGTGGGATATCATTTTCCGTTTTCTTCCAAATGAAATAAGCCTGGAAGACACCTGACTGACCTGCTTCTTCTTGCCACGGTTGCTCAAAGTATTGCCCGGAGGAGGCGGTTCTATCTGGCAGCTGAGCTTGTAGGCTTCCCGATCGTCCAGCACCACTACAGAATGGAACCAGCGATCAAAGAAAGTATCCGTGCTGAAGTTGTACGCGTTCGCCGCACCCTGGAGCAATCTTATCCTAGCGAGCACTTCGAACTCTTTCCGTCTCTTGTCGAAGTTGATCAGACCGTCGGCTATCGTATCCGATATCGCAGTGTCAATCATCGTGAGATCCGTCAGGAAGGTTCCCAGATACGGTATCGTGCCGTAGCTGATGTTCTAAACAGCAGAAAGTTTCGTTGGTTAGGTAAATTCCAGTTTGTTACGAAATTAGAAGAGGAAGCTCTCGCGAGATGGGGAAACGAGCTACAAGGAATTTTAATGGGTTGCTACCAGTTGTGTCTGGGTAATGTACGACTTTGACGCCTCGCCAACATTGTAGctagctgctgctgctgctgctactcgTTTTCCAAGAGCATAAAATAGTCGGGAAGCTAAAGTATGAGCAGAATGGTGCGAAGTTTACAGGATAGAAATAAGCTACTACAGGAGAGCTATTCTATTTTCAACGAGACAGGTCAGTATAAATAAACGAAGAATCCTTAAGCTTCTTTCATTAACTGTTACACTTTTCTCTGAAACATATGATGCCAACTCTGTCCTATTCAAGTGACGACCAACTACAATTGCTTGCAAATATTGACTGAACTCGTTGACCATCAAATTGACCTGATCTTACAGAGGATTTAATAACGTAACATGAAGTTCTAGAAGACTATTAAAAGCGTCCACTCACGCCGGCGTGGGTGTTCTGCTTCTGGAAGAGCTTCTGCAGGTGTCTGTCGCTCCTTCCAGCGGTATCGGCAAATTTAGCGGTGCCCTCTTTGATCAGCAGCTCCCTCTGCGTCCACGCGTTGTTCTCCTCCGAGAAAATCCTCTCCAGCTCCCTGAACAATTCATGTTTCTCCCTGGGCATGCACTGCCAGCATTTCTCCAGCCTATAGACAGGATTACTCTGCAGGCCGGACACTATAGCTTTCAGACTGCTAAAGTTCTTCAACACTCGCAGCTCTTGAGCAATATCGATCCACGTCTCGAGGATCCTGGCTCGCTCCTGAGACTTCATCGCCGGCTCCATCAGGATCGTCGAGATGACTCTCAGCGAGACAGCGTTGAACTGGTTCACAGTTGCTAGAACAGTGGCAGCATCGTGGCTCCTTGAACGATCTCGTCTGGACCAGACAGCACCGAGACACTGATGGGCAACTAGTTTCTTGAACACTTCCGCGTCCATCCGGGTCAGCTGCTCGGCGAAATGCCGGTGAGGCACTTCGGGAAAGCTGTAGCTTGTCCAGTGGTCCACTATCGGCTCTGGAGATCCTCGTGGAAGGCGACCATTGTCGTACACCATGCAAGAATCTACGGAAAAGGTATAATCAGCAAACGAGTCATCGATGCGTGAATCAGAGCGAAGGGTCATCGCGAGGAACACGAAATTGTGATAACGGCTTGGTAAACATCCGCGGAAATTGCGCTGGAGTGACAAGTACTACTGCATTTCCTAAGATTGATATATTAAACTTTAGAGGATCGCAGCctattgataaataataattggttCCCTGAGCTCAAGGATTCCGCTTCAACCTCACGAAATAGGATAGCAAGGAACGTCAGGTAAATTGGAGAGGGATTCAGGCTGGTTTTCACGAATCTAGAGAATGATGCTCGAAGGATATTGACCCGCTTACCTATTTGATCCTCTCGCTGGAACCTGTGCAGCCGATGCCTTGCCTTGAGCTCGAGCTCAGAGCCAGGAAGCCGTTGATGCGTGAACTCCAAGAGTCTGGTGAGCAGAGGATGATTCGGCGGCGATTTCCAGTCACCAGGATACGCGTCCAACCAAACGTGAAGTGCCTGCACGAGGGTCTTTCGGTGCTGTTCACCTGTCAGGGCGCCGGATCCCTCGTCGAGGGCGTCGTACCTCGCTAACAATAGCTCGAGAACTTCTCGGGGCGTTGTAAACGCGCGATACGTCGCCAAGAAGACATTGATGTACGTCGACTCGAGTTCCCCGTCGTCGTTCGCCAAACTCTCGACCAGACGCTGCACGGTGCCAGCTTTCAGGAAACGGACCCTCACCGTCTCCCATTCTAGGTGCGAAATCTCGTCGTCCGAGTCCTGCGACAAGATCCCAGAAATTAACATTAGAAACGCTCAACAATCGCAGGCTATCCTTATACCTTCTTACGAAAGTTACGAATTTAAATGAtcgaagaaattcatttaattatttttgtgAAAGCACCTTTATGGTTTCGTTAACgacgaaattggaaaatttagaagCTTATCGCAGAAACATCTTTACGATTCTAATTAACATGGAAgaatttttatgattttaatAAGCGAGCATGAATTCTTCTGATTTTAGTCTtggtaaaatagaaaattttagcTCATCACACACATTGTGCCTCATTCTAGAACTAAGAACGAGGTTAAGTTAACTTCTTCGtggataaaaataatttacaatacACATTCTACTGTCTATGCATTTTTAGGTATTGGCACTTGCGCTCGTCTTTCAGAATTTATGGAGTTTACATTTCATGAAATTTATTCCAGTAAATATTTTGTTTGGCTTGAATCAGGTGAAAATGGGAAAAGAGAATGGCTGGGATTAATAACTTTCTCCGGTGTTTATAGA includes the following:
- the Rgl gene encoding ral guanine nucleotide dissociation stimulator-like isoform X3; amino-acid sequence: MTMNLRFLYHCWLSRLLLEIVSSGEKSRDRLHRANRSDGRRGSSADIQTWMLWPVLGDDGLSPASPPASASVKGVNKLAPLLLCGPCKPTSQRKNQNSTQWYVQQPTWRLWGEERGDGVIYTVYLKKVRYHRPTRSLSASDSDDEISHLEWETVRVRFLKAGTVQRLVESLANDDGELESTYINVFLATYRAFTTPREVLELLLARYDALDEGSGALTGEQHRKTLVQALHVWLDAYPGDWKSPPNHPLLTRLLEFTHQRLPGSELELKARHRLHRFQREDQIDSCMVYDNGRLPRGSPEPIVDHWTSYSFPEVPHRHFAEQLTRMDAEVFKKLVAHQCLGAVWSRRDRSRSHDAATVLATVNQFNAVSLRVISTILMEPAMKSQERARILETWIDIAQELRVLKNFSSLKAIVSGLQSNPVYRLEKCWQCMPREKHELFRELERIFSEENNAWTQRELLIKEGTAKFADTAGRSDRHLQKLFQKQNTHAGNISYGTIPYLGTFLTDLTMIDTAISDTIADGLINFDKRRKEFEVLARIRLLQGAANAYNFSTDTFFDRWFHSVVVLDDREAYKLSCQIEPPPPGNTLSNRGKKKQAHQGHRKNDSIASTSSSSSSQFYCDLDSLPSSPHNSLDRRTSPSQMSSSSSSSSLPSLDVSLSSGGGNGAVGNQHNRLAPVITANGNTPNLVGLSSPSHSHKSSPDFYIIKVTMESDNVETDGVVLYKSIMLSNNERTPQVIRNAMLKLGIEGSPDQYTLAQVLPDREMVLPNSANVYYAVNTAHNLNFILRPRREPNDIATDSPKSKTSHSHKR